One window of Thalassovita mediterranea genomic DNA carries:
- the phoB gene encoding phosphate regulon transcriptional regulator PhoB has translation MKPFVLIAEDEKAVAELLRYNLEREGYDTAVAPDGDEAMLLLEERLPDLVLLDWMLPKVPGIEVCRRIRSKSETANLPVIMLTARSEESDRIRGLDTGADDYVTKPFSTTELMARVRAVLRRIRPALVDDRVTVGDISIDRTTHTVSRNGEEIHLGPTEFRLLDYFIQHPGRVFSREQLLDGVWGSDVYVEVRTVDVHVGRLRKALMSKGGEDPIRTVRAAGYSLRSN, from the coding sequence TTGAAGCCATTCGTCCTGATTGCTGAAGACGAGAAAGCAGTCGCCGAACTGCTCCGCTACAATCTGGAACGTGAAGGTTACGACACTGCCGTCGCCCCTGATGGGGACGAGGCGATGCTCCTGCTCGAGGAGCGCCTGCCAGATCTCGTCCTGCTCGACTGGATGTTGCCAAAGGTGCCCGGCATCGAAGTGTGCCGCCGCATCCGCTCGAAGTCTGAAACCGCCAATCTGCCCGTGATCATGCTGACGGCCCGCTCAGAAGAAAGTGACCGTATTCGCGGCCTCGATACTGGCGCAGACGATTATGTCACCAAGCCATTCTCGACGACGGAGCTGATGGCCCGCGTACGGGCGGTTCTGCGCCGCATCCGCCCTGCCCTCGTTGATGACCGCGTCACCGTCGGCGACATCTCCATCGACCGGACGACCCACACGGTCAGCCGCAACGGCGAAGAGATCCATCTCGGACCAACCGAATTCCGCCTGCTTGACTACTTCATCCAGCATCCGGGCCGCGTTTTTTCACGAGAGCAACTCCTTGATGGTGTCTGGGGATCGGACGTCTATGTCGAGGTCCGAACCGTCGACGTGCATGTCGGCCGGCTCCGCAAGGCATTGATGAGCAAGGGCGGCGAGGACCCGATCCGCACCGTGCGCGCGGCTGGTTATTCCCTGCGATCGAATTAG
- a CDS encoding RluA family pseudouridine synthase, which yields MPAPPEPDYVPPGPDSLHIVYIDEALIVVDKPRGLLSVPGRGSLKHPSVRTYLSNAYGSVFDIHRLDLDTSGLIVMARTKAAQSEIARQFASRDVIKVYDALVSGTMDGSSGEIDLPIGRDWDDRPRRCIDTSSGKPSRTLWKLETQSATHAHVRLQPLTGRTHQLRLHMASIGHPILGDRLYGEESSAGRLCLHASSLMFKHAESDEILQFQSTAAF from the coding sequence ATGCCTGCTCCGCCAGAACCGGACTATGTCCCGCCTGGTCCAGACAGCCTGCATATCGTCTATATTGATGAAGCCCTGATCGTCGTAGACAAGCCGCGAGGCCTTTTATCGGTGCCAGGCCGTGGCAGCCTCAAGCATCCAAGCGTGCGCACCTACCTGTCTAACGCCTATGGATCCGTCTTCGATATTCATCGGCTCGACCTCGATACATCGGGCCTTATCGTGATGGCACGCACGAAGGCAGCCCAGTCAGAAATCGCCCGCCAGTTTGCCAGCCGCGACGTCATAAAAGTCTATGATGCACTGGTGAGCGGCACGATGGATGGCAGTTCGGGAGAAATCGACCTGCCGATCGGACGCGATTGGGATGACCGGCCGCGTCGCTGTATCGACACGAGCTCAGGCAAACCCTCGAGAACACTTTGGAAGCTTGAGACGCAATCAGCCACTCATGCTCATGTCAGACTGCAACCGCTGACCGGAAGGACACATCAGCTGAGGCTTCACATGGCGTCGATTGGCCACCCGATTCTGGGTGACAGGCTCTATGGCGAAGAATCGAGTGCTGGACGGCTTTGCCTGCATGCCAGCAGTCTTATGTTCAAGCATGCTGAATCAGATGAAATCCTGCAGTTTCAGAGCACTGCCGCATTCTAG
- the pstC gene encoding phosphate ABC transporter permease subunit PstC, giving the protein MLETFGHLPVAWLLFAVLAAAAFMAFYIGRTQAVGIARGYTSQLNSQPNYHGYFVAMATIAPAAVILLLYMMFGESLVRAQFASELPERIRALGDLELSQYIDRISEHATRRDATATGNALFDAASDRYTDLVGLSRIAAILLAVLAATGGFFFGRSRLSGDFRARARVEDGIKFLLFLCAAIAILTTIGIVASLLFEALRFFSRVNIFSFLFGTEWNAQTGADFGAIPLFFGTFLIAFFAMLVAAPIGLFSAIYLSEYASPRVRSIVKPILELLAGIPTVVYGFFALQFVAPIVRASATWINGLPFIPDGFLAAQPTSALAAGLVMGIMIIPFVSSLSDDVINAVPQTLRDGAYAMGATKSETVKQVVMPAALPGVIAALLLAVSRAIGETMIVVMAAGQRAQITPDPTADLTTITVQIVALLTGDTEFDSAKTLSAFALGFVLFIVTLIFNLIALRVVKKYREKYE; this is encoded by the coding sequence ATGCTGGAAACTTTCGGACATCTGCCCGTCGCTTGGCTGCTCTTTGCAGTGCTCGCCGCGGCTGCTTTCATGGCCTTCTATATAGGCCGCACGCAGGCCGTGGGCATTGCCCGTGGGTATACCTCACAGCTGAATTCGCAGCCGAACTATCATGGCTATTTCGTTGCGATGGCGACCATCGCGCCGGCGGCAGTCATCCTCCTTCTCTACATGATGTTTGGCGAATCGCTGGTGCGCGCCCAGTTCGCAAGTGAACTTCCGGAGCGTATCCGCGCGCTCGGTGATCTGGAGCTCAGCCAGTATATCGACCGGATTTCAGAGCACGCGACACGCCGCGATGCGACGGCAACGGGCAATGCCTTGTTCGACGCAGCATCCGACCGTTACACCGACCTCGTTGGCCTTTCGCGCATCGCCGCTATCCTGCTCGCCGTTCTGGCAGCGACCGGAGGTTTCTTCTTTGGCCGCAGCCGCCTCAGCGGCGACTTCCGTGCGCGGGCGCGTGTCGAAGACGGCATCAAATTCCTGCTTTTCCTCTGCGCCGCAATCGCCATCCTGACCACGATCGGCATTGTGGCGAGCCTTCTGTTTGAAGCGCTTCGCTTCTTCTCACGCGTCAACATCTTCAGCTTCCTTTTCGGTACAGAGTGGAATGCGCAGACGGGTGCAGATTTCGGCGCCATCCCGCTCTTCTTCGGCACCTTCCTGATCGCATTCTTTGCGATGTTGGTCGCCGCGCCGATCGGCCTCTTCTCGGCGATCTACCTGTCGGAATATGCCAGCCCGCGCGTCCGCAGCATCGTCAAGCCGATCCTCGAGCTGCTCGCCGGCATCCCGACCGTGGTCTATGGCTTCTTCGCGCTGCAATTCGTCGCCCCGATCGTCCGCGCAAGCGCCACCTGGATCAACGGCCTCCCCTTCATTCCGGACGGTTTCCTGGCTGCGCAGCCAACCAGCGCGCTCGCCGCCGGCCTCGTCATGGGCATCATGATCATCCCGTTCGTGTCGTCTCTGTCCGATGACGTGATCAATGCCGTGCCGCAGACCCTGCGCGATGGCGCTTATGCGATGGGCGCGACCAAGTCCGAGACGGTCAAGCAGGTCGTCATGCCAGCTGCCCTACCGGGCGTGATTGCAGCCCTGCTGCTCGCGGTCTCGCGTGCCATTGGTGAGACGATGATCGTCGTTATGGCTGCGGGCCAGCGTGCCCAGATCACGCCCGACCCGACCGCTGACCTGACGACCATCACGGTTCAGATCGTCGCGCTGCTAACGGGTGATACAGAGTTCGACAGCGCCAAGACGCTGTCAGCATTCGCGCTCGGCTTCGTGCTGTTCATCGTCACGCTGATCTTCAATCTCATCGCGCTTCGCGTGGTCAAGAAGTACAGGGAAAAATATGAGTAG
- the pstA gene encoding phosphate ABC transporter permease PstA, with translation MSSPTEGTANTGTFVTEEALQRLKKRHGAEARFKLYGQLAIGIAIVALVTLLISIFGQASSAFSRYVLSYDLNIEASYVDPDGTRDPEAIARNVSGFNLMLQDQLADEFLSDDADRNIQRELYGMFTRLAVLPIAHATAESPETIGSEQIFNVALADDIDLFLKGGVSARKSVEIGTVAAGEGSTEDGVTLTMASQDAAEKLDAALTELTRSDVDDAPAVALIKAGNTWYRMEASEGRDLSLTYLAGPRALPAEGADMEALVLAQSQENRTVTDRQIAWTRILQSQGRIKSVLNTSLFTNSDSTYPELAGTAAAIVGSLLTMLVTALLAIPVGIFAAVYLEEFAPKNRLTSLIEVNINNLAAVPSIVFGLLGAAVFINFMGLPRSVPLVGGLVLGLLVLPTVIIASRAALTAVPPSIRTAALGVGASKTQSVFHHVLPLAAPGIMTGAIIGMARALGETAPLLLIGMVAFVAEVPDGPMDESTVLPVLIYKWSTGAERAWEPQTAAAIIVLLIFLILMNLIAIILRRRFERRW, from the coding sequence ATGAGTAGCCCGACTGAAGGCACAGCGAACACTGGCACCTTCGTTACCGAAGAAGCGCTGCAGCGCCTGAAGAAACGCCACGGCGCCGAGGCGCGTTTCAAGCTGTATGGGCAGCTTGCGATCGGCATCGCGATTGTCGCGCTCGTGACCCTGCTTATCTCGATCTTCGGTCAGGCAAGCAGCGCCTTCTCGCGCTATGTGCTGAGCTATGACCTCAACATAGAGGCGAGCTATGTCGACCCGGATGGCACGCGTGACCCCGAAGCGATCGCCCGTAATGTCAGCGGCTTTAACCTCATGCTGCAGGACCAGCTCGCCGACGAGTTTCTCTCCGATGACGCCGACCGGAATATTCAGCGCGAGCTTTATGGCATGTTTACCCGCCTTGCCGTCCTGCCCATCGCGCACGCAACCGCCGAATCCCCTGAGACCATTGGATCCGAGCAGATCTTCAATGTCGCGCTTGCCGACGATATTGATCTCTTCCTCAAGGGCGGCGTCAGCGCCCGTAAATCCGTCGAGATTGGCACTGTTGCAGCCGGAGAAGGCTCAACCGAGGATGGCGTGACGCTGACGATGGCCTCGCAGGACGCTGCTGAAAAGCTCGACGCAGCGCTTACCGAACTCACCCGGAGCGATGTCGATGATGCCCCGGCCGTCGCCCTGATCAAGGCTGGAAACACTTGGTACCGGATGGAAGCTTCCGAAGGCCGGGACCTCTCGCTGACCTATCTCGCCGGTCCGCGCGCGCTGCCGGCAGAAGGCGCCGATATGGAGGCCCTCGTTCTTGCGCAGAGCCAGGAAAACCGCACGGTCACTGACCGTCAGATCGCCTGGACCAGGATCCTGCAATCCCAGGGCCGCATCAAATCGGTGCTGAACACCAGCCTGTTCACCAATTCAGACAGCACCTATCCGGAGCTCGCCGGTACGGCCGCAGCTATCGTCGGTTCGCTTCTGACCATGCTGGTCACCGCGCTCCTCGCCATTCCGGTCGGCATCTTTGCAGCGGTTTACCTTGAAGAGTTCGCACCGAAGAACCGCCTGACATCGCTGATCGAGGTCAACATCAACAATCTTGCCGCGGTGCCATCGATCGTGTTCGGCCTGCTTGGCGCAGCTGTCTTCATCAACTTCATGGGGCTGCCGCGCTCTGTGCCGCTGGTCGGTGGTCTCGTGCTTGGCCTTCTGGTCCTGCCGACGGTGATCATCGCGTCGCGCGCTGCGCTGACGGCGGTGCCCCCTTCCATCCGGACGGCAGCGCTCGGTGTTGGGGCTTCGAAGACCCAGTCGGTTTTCCATCACGTGCTGCCGCTTGCCGCGCCGGGCATCATGACGGGGGCCATTATCGGCATGGCCCGCGCCCTCGGCGAAACCGCCCCGCTTCTGCTCATTGGCATGGTCGCCTTCGTTGCAGAAGTCCCCGACGGCCCGATGGACGAGTCGACGGTATTGCCCGTTCTGATCTATAAGTGGTCGACGGGTGCAGAACGCGCATGGGAACCGCAGACGGCAGCCGCGATTATCGTGCTGCTCATCTTCCTCATTCTCATGAACTTGATCGCGATCATTCTCAGACGCCGCTTTGAAAGGAGATGGTAG
- a CDS encoding RluA family pseudouridine synthase — MNTLTATAADTDKGTRLDRFLSEALPELSRSRAKTLIKEGAVSLNGRTADDPKAGVSPGDTYTLDMPDPVPATPEPEDIPLDILFEDEHLILVNKPAGMAVHPAPGSWQGTLVNALLHHCAGELPGIGGVERPGIVHRIDKGTTGVLVVAKTEPAHAGLSKLFKTHDIDRTYLAITRGAPRPLVGTVDMRIARSTSDRKKMAVIRDEESEDGRHAVTHYKAKETFGELDKGVGLPAAALIECRLETGRTHQIRVHLAHIGAPLIGDPTYGRQRGIKAYGSGEAFIDATTRARQFDRQALHAASLGFVHPVTGEDVFAEAPLPPDMDGLLSALRKI, encoded by the coding sequence ATGAACACACTCACTGCCACCGCGGCGGATACGGACAAGGGAACGAGACTCGACCGCTTCCTGTCCGAAGCATTGCCGGAACTTTCACGGTCTCGCGCGAAGACGCTCATCAAGGAGGGCGCCGTCAGCCTCAACGGCAGGACCGCCGATGACCCGAAGGCGGGCGTGTCGCCCGGCGATACCTACACGCTCGACATGCCGGACCCGGTGCCAGCGACGCCAGAGCCTGAAGACATCCCGCTCGATATTCTTTTCGAGGACGAGCACCTCATCCTGGTGAACAAGCCTGCGGGGATGGCGGTCCATCCCGCGCCGGGCAGCTGGCAGGGCACGCTTGTGAACGCCCTGTTGCATCATTGCGCTGGAGAATTGCCCGGTATCGGCGGCGTTGAACGCCCCGGGATCGTGCACCGGATCGACAAGGGCACCACAGGCGTCCTCGTCGTTGCCAAAACCGAGCCTGCCCATGCAGGCCTGTCGAAGCTTTTCAAGACGCACGATATTGACCGAACCTATCTCGCCATCACGCGCGGGGCGCCGCGCCCGCTGGTCGGCACCGTGGACATGCGCATTGCTCGCTCCACCAGTGACCGCAAGAAAATGGCCGTCATTCGCGATGAGGAGAGTGAAGACGGGCGTCACGCTGTGACCCACTACAAGGCCAAAGAGACTTTCGGTGAACTCGACAAGGGCGTTGGCCTTCCAGCCGCGGCCTTGATCGAATGTCGTCTGGAGACCGGACGAACGCATCAGATACGGGTGCATCTGGCGCATATAGGTGCGCCGCTCATTGGCGATCCAACCTATGGCCGCCAGCGCGGTATCAAGGCGTATGGGTCGGGTGAGGCCTTCATCGACGCCACGACGCGCGCACGGCAGTTCGACAGGCAGGCCCTGCATGCCGCCAGCCTCGGCTTCGTTCATCCAGTGACAGGAGAAGACGTCTTCGCCGAAGCGCCGCTGCCTCCCGATATGGACGGGCTATTGTCGGCGCTTCGGAAGATCTGA
- a CDS encoding alkaline phosphatase D family protein produces MSKISRRHFLGFSAGAAGLAACATETTGNTPLVDNRAAFAGEVSFDHGVASGDPLSDGVIVWSRVTPADEDTQSPVPVTVRLYRDEAMSLLAAETQLNATSARDFTLKADIQGLQADTEYFYQFTARTTSGDVVSPVGRTKTAPASGKPPVTFAVVSCSNFPFGYFNVYDAISKRTDLDAVIHLGDYLYEYGVDGYGGQAGQEIDRNHEPPMEIVSLGDYRTRHAQYKRDPMLQAAHAAAPWICTWDDHESTNNSYRTGAENHQPETEGNWTDRKQAAVQAYLEWMPVRDPEAGRATGGIYRTFSFGDTASVFCLESRLTGRSDEISWGAELAGVAPDAIPAKAQEVMGRVRDESRTMLGRVQEEWLDSELQSSVAGGKTWQVLANQVIMARVRPPNLMETLTDAQKAAQSGYVAQMIPFSQLGLPFNLDAWDGFPAARERLYASAAASNARLVTLTGDTHTAWANTLHDSAGAPRGVEFGCTSVTSPGLGTYIKDVPDLGNQFAAANEDVNWYKVDGHGYTLVTLTADDVTSEYVEVSGIRDQSYTTGSIARFRAARTDDGMTALERA; encoded by the coding sequence ATGAGCAAGATTTCCAGACGTCACTTTCTAGGGTTCAGCGCGGGCGCCGCGGGTCTTGCTGCCTGCGCCACCGAAACCACCGGCAATACGCCGCTCGTCGACAACCGCGCTGCATTCGCAGGCGAAGTGAGCTTTGACCATGGCGTCGCATCTGGCGACCCGCTCAGCGATGGCGTTATCGTCTGGTCACGCGTCACACCGGCCGATGAGGATACTCAGTCACCAGTGCCAGTGACCGTCCGCCTCTACCGCGATGAAGCGATGAGCCTGCTCGCAGCAGAAACCCAGCTCAACGCCACGTCCGCGCGCGATTTTACGCTCAAGGCGGACATTCAGGGTCTGCAGGCCGACACTGAATACTTCTACCAGTTCACGGCCCGCACGACATCCGGCGATGTCGTTTCCCCCGTCGGGCGGACGAAGACCGCCCCTGCCTCAGGCAAGCCGCCTGTAACCTTCGCCGTTGTCTCCTGCTCGAATTTCCCGTTCGGCTATTTCAATGTCTATGACGCCATTTCCAAGCGCACAGACCTCGACGCCGTCATCCATCTTGGTGACTATCTTTATGAGTACGGCGTCGATGGGTATGGCGGACAGGCTGGTCAGGAGATCGACCGCAACCACGAGCCGCCGATGGAAATCGTCTCGCTCGGCGACTACCGGACCCGGCACGCCCAGTACAAGCGCGACCCGATGCTTCAGGCCGCCCACGCTGCTGCCCCCTGGATCTGCACTTGGGACGACCACGAAAGCACCAACAATTCCTACCGGACGGGCGCTGAAAACCATCAGCCGGAAACCGAAGGCAACTGGACCGACCGCAAGCAGGCGGCCGTTCAAGCCTATCTGGAATGGATGCCAGTTCGCGACCCCGAAGCCGGACGCGCCACTGGCGGCATCTACCGCACCTTCAGCTTCGGCGACACTGCCAGCGTCTTCTGCCTGGAATCGCGCCTGACAGGCCGCTCAGACGAAATCTCTTGGGGTGCAGAACTGGCTGGGGTTGCCCCTGACGCTATCCCGGCCAAGGCGCAGGAAGTCATGGGGCGCGTCAGAGATGAGAGCCGCACCATGCTCGGCCGGGTTCAGGAAGAATGGCTTGATAGCGAGCTGCAGTCCTCTGTCGCAGGCGGCAAGACATGGCAGGTCCTCGCCAATCAGGTCATCATGGCCCGCGTACGCCCGCCAAACCTGATGGAAACGCTGACCGATGCGCAGAAAGCCGCGCAGAGCGGATACGTCGCCCAGATGATCCCGTTCAGCCAGCTTGGTCTGCCCTTCAACCTCGATGCCTGGGATGGCTTCCCTGCCGCACGTGAGCGCCTCTACGCATCGGCGGCGGCGTCAAATGCACGGCTTGTGACCCTGACCGGCGATACCCACACTGCCTGGGCCAATACGCTGCATGACAGCGCCGGCGCGCCTCGCGGGGTCGAATTTGGCTGCACCTCGGTCACCTCACCCGGCCTTGGCACCTACATCAAGGACGTACCGGACCTTGGCAACCAGTTTGCGGCCGCCAATGAGGATGTGAACTGGTACAAGGTGGACGGCCACGGCTATACGCTGGTGACGCTGACCGCGGACGATGTGACCTCGGAATATGTCGAAGTCTCTGGCATTCGCGACCAGTCCTACACGACAGGGTCTATCGCCCGCTTCCGCGCGGCGCGTACCGACGACGGCATGACGGCGCTTGAACGGGCCTAG
- the ald gene encoding alanine dehydrogenase: protein MRIGVPTEIKKQESRVGLTPESVGDLINSGHEVFVQQGAGLGSGFADEAYTDVGAKIVADADAVFKSAELIVKVKEPQPEETARLTPEHTLFTYLHLAPDPVQAKGLIESGCTAIAYETVTEPAGGLPLLRPMSQVAGRMSMQVAAWALMRTKRGRGLLLGGVPGTQPAKVIIVGGGVSGTNAAEIAVGMRADVTVFDRNNNRLAELDAQFNGLVKTMYSTKAALDAAVKEADLVIGAVLIPGASAPKLISREQLKTMKPGAVLVDIAIDQGGCFETSKPTTHEDPIYDVDGILHYCVANMPGAVPRTSTYALNNATLPFVLQIANKGTHEALNSNAHLANGLTVAEGHITHEQVAQDLGMTYKLPDWFKPKG from the coding sequence ATGCGCATTGGTGTGCCGACTGAAATCAAGAAGCAGGAATCGCGTGTCGGCCTGACGCCAGAGAGCGTTGGCGACCTCATCAATTCCGGCCACGAAGTTTTCGTCCAGCAAGGTGCTGGCCTCGGCTCCGGCTTTGCCGACGAAGCCTACACCGATGTGGGCGCGAAAATCGTCGCGGATGCAGACGCGGTGTTCAAGTCTGCCGAGCTGATCGTGAAGGTGAAGGAGCCTCAGCCAGAGGAAACCGCGCGCCTCACGCCTGAGCACACGCTCTTCACCTATCTGCACCTCGCTCCCGATCCGGTTCAGGCAAAAGGCCTGATCGAATCTGGCTGTACCGCCATCGCCTATGAAACCGTCACCGAGCCTGCCGGCGGCCTGCCGCTCCTGCGCCCGATGAGCCAGGTTGCCGGTCGTATGTCCATGCAGGTTGCTGCCTGGGCCCTGATGCGCACAAAGCGTGGCCGCGGCCTTCTGCTGGGCGGCGTTCCTGGCACCCAGCCTGCCAAGGTCATCATTGTTGGCGGCGGTGTTTCAGGCACCAATGCTGCTGAGATTGCTGTCGGCATGCGCGCAGACGTTACCGTCTTCGACCGCAACAATAACCGCCTCGCTGAGCTCGACGCCCAGTTCAACGGTCTGGTCAAGACGATGTATTCCACCAAGGCCGCGCTCGATGCGGCCGTGAAGGAAGCTGACCTCGTGATCGGCGCCGTCCTGATCCCGGGCGCATCTGCCCCTAAGCTGATCTCCCGCGAGCAGCTGAAGACGATGAAGCCGGGCGCCGTGCTCGTCGACATTGCCATCGACCAGGGCGGCTGTTTCGAGACGTCGAAGCCGACCACGCACGAAGACCCGATCTATGATGTCGACGGCATCCTGCACTACTGCGTGGCGAACATGCCGGGCGCGGTGCCGCGTACCTCGACCTACGCGCTGAACAACGCCACCCTGCCTTTCGTTCTGCAGATCGCGAACAAGGGCACGCATGAGGCGCTGAACTCCAATGCGCACCTCGCCAATGGCCTGACCGTGGCCGAAGGCCACATCACGCATGAACAGGTCGCTCAGGACCTCGGCATGACCTACAAGCTGCCGGACTGGTTCAAACCTAAAGGCTAG
- the pstB gene encoding phosphate ABC transporter ATP-binding protein PstB: protein MEHFTQTKSAARADTASAPIKVDCQHIDVYYGDKRAIEDISLEIEDRSVTAFIGPSGCGKSTFLRCMNRMNDTIESAKVTGKIFMDGANINDPAIDPVLLRSRVGMVFQKPNPFPKSIYDNIAYGPRIHGLASGKAEMDEVVENSLRKAGLWEEVKDRLQAPGTGLSGGQQQRLCIARAIAVSPEVILMDEPCSALDPIATAKIEELIDELRERYCIVIVTHSMQQAARVSQKTAFFHLGKLIEYGDTERIFTNPEHSRTQDYITGRFG from the coding sequence ATGGAACACTTCACCCAGACCAAATCCGCCGCTCGTGCAGACACCGCCTCTGCGCCGATCAAAGTCGATTGCCAGCACATCGACGTCTACTATGGCGACAAACGCGCGATCGAAGACATCTCGCTTGAGATCGAAGACCGGTCTGTGACCGCCTTCATCGGCCCCTCGGGCTGTGGCAAGTCGACCTTCCTGCGCTGCATGAACCGCATGAATGACACGATCGAGTCGGCAAAGGTCACCGGCAAGATCTTCATGGACGGCGCGAACATCAATGACCCGGCCATTGACCCGGTCCTGCTTCGCTCGCGCGTCGGCATGGTGTTCCAGAAGCCGAACCCGTTCCCGAAATCGATCTACGACAATATCGCCTACGGGCCGCGCATCCATGGCCTTGCCTCCGGCAAGGCAGAGATGGACGAGGTCGTGGAGAACTCGCTTCGCAAGGCAGGTCTCTGGGAAGAAGTGAAAGACCGCCTGCAGGCGCCCGGCACCGGTCTCTCCGGCGGCCAGCAGCAACGCCTCTGTATCGCGCGCGCCATCGCTGTCAGCCCAGAAGTCATTCTGATGGACGAGCCTTGCTCGGCACTCGACCCGATTGCGACCGCCAAGATCGAGGAGCTGATCGACGAACTGCGTGAGCGCTACTGTATCGTGATCGTCACCCACTCCATGCAACAGGCCGCTCGCGTCTCGCAGAAGACGGCCTTCTTCCACCTCGGCAAGCTCATTGAATACGGTGATACCGAACGGATTTTCACCAATCCTGAGCATAGCCGCACACAAGACTATATCACTGGCCGCTTCGGTTAA
- the phoU gene encoding phosphate signaling complex protein PhoU: protein MPDHIVTAFTDELEHLSANLLRMGGLAESMIMDASRAVATFDLELARDVIKRDRSIDELEVEAERAIIRLIALRHPMAGDLRAVLGAMKLAGDIERIGDLCKNIAKRCLELTGDENRAAVKGIERMSRAVSHQLQMALDCYLRQDIEAAKMVLDMDDDIDDHYTSLFRETLTYMMEDPRQIGSNTHLIFMAKNLERIGDHATNIAKAVYYMVTGEATTGAKVESRLANDEGEQR from the coding sequence ATGCCTGACCATATTGTTACAGCCTTTACCGATGAGCTTGAGCATCTTTCGGCGAACCTCCTGCGCATGGGCGGTCTTGCCGAGAGCATGATCATGGATGCCAGCCGCGCCGTTGCGACGTTCGACCTTGAGCTTGCCCGCGACGTCATCAAGCGCGACCGCTCCATCGACGAGCTTGAAGTCGAAGCTGAACGCGCAATTATCCGCCTGATCGCCCTTCGCCATCCTATGGCGGGCGACCTGCGCGCTGTGCTCGGCGCCATGAAACTCGCTGGCGACATCGAACGTATTGGCGACCTCTGCAAGAATATCGCGAAGCGCTGCCTTGAACTGACCGGTGACGAAAACCGCGCCGCCGTCAAAGGCATTGAGCGCATGTCGCGCGCCGTGTCCCACCAGCTTCAGATGGCGCTGGACTGCTACCTCCGCCAGGATATCGAAGCGGCGAAGATGGTGCTCGATATGGATGACGATATCGACGACCACTACACCTCGCTCTTCCGCGAGACGCTGACCTATATGATGGAAGACCCGCGCCAGATCGGCTCGAACACCCATCTGATCTTCATGGCCAAGAACCTTGAGCGGATCGGCGACCACGCCACCAATATCGCCAAGGCCGTCTACTACATGGTCACCGGCGAGGCGACGACGGGCGCCAAGGTCGAATCCCGGCTTGCCAATGACGAGGGAGAGCAGCGTTGA